The Opitutaceae bacterium genome has a window encoding:
- the hprK gene encoding HPr(Ser) kinase/phosphatase — translation MATPTKKRQTRSITVEHFFNTYRERLKLEVVAGEKGLFRTIREGSINRPALALTGFTKYFANKRLQVLGAAEMTYLRSMSEEKQYEVISLLVDRAIPCLVFSRNFNPTRPMLQIAEERKLPLLKTPMITMNFVNAATLCIDNEFAPTTTMHGTTMDIKGIGVLIRGDSGVGKSECALALIERGHSLVADDMTRVKLLDERDLMAFSMELNRGYMECRGLGIINVATMFGIRSVRLEKRIDLVVSLLEMVPDAIEERTGLEGGIYEILGIQVPHVEIYVRPGRDLARLVEVAALVQALKIMGHDPALEFNEQLIAHMSRNNDQE, via the coding sequence ATGGCGACCCCCACCAAAAAACGGCAAACAAGGAGCATCACGGTCGAGCATTTCTTCAATACCTACCGCGAGCGGCTGAAGCTGGAAGTCGTGGCCGGAGAAAAGGGCCTCTTCCGGACCATCCGTGAAGGCAGCATCAACCGCCCGGCCCTCGCCTTGACCGGTTTCACCAAGTACTTCGCCAACAAGCGCCTCCAGGTGCTCGGAGCCGCCGAGATGACCTACCTGCGCTCGATGAGCGAAGAAAAGCAGTACGAGGTGATCAGTCTTCTGGTCGACCGCGCCATTCCCTGCCTGGTCTTTTCCCGGAACTTCAACCCGACCCGTCCGATGCTGCAGATCGCGGAAGAGCGGAAGCTGCCCCTCTTGAAGACGCCGATGATCACGATGAATTTCGTGAATGCCGCCACGCTCTGCATCGACAATGAATTCGCCCCGACCACGACCATGCACGGCACCACGATGGACATCAAGGGCATCGGGGTTCTCATCCGCGGCGACAGCGGTGTCGGCAAAAGCGAGTGCGCCCTGGCTCTGATCGAACGCGGACACAGTCTGGTCGCCGACGACATGACCCGGGTCAAACTGCTCGATGAACGCGACCTGATGGCCTTCAGCATGGAGCTCAACCGTGGCTATATGGAATGTCGCGGCCTCGGGATCATCAACGTGGCCACCATGTTCGGCATCCGCAGCGTCCGTCTCGAGAAGCGGATCGATCTCGTGGTCAGCCTGCTCGAAATGGTCCCGGATGCGATCGAAGAACGAACCGGACTCGAAGGGGGGATCTATGAAATCCTCGGAATCCAGGTGCCCCACGTCGAGATCTACGTCCGGCCGGGACGGGACCTCGCCCGGTTGGTTGAGGTGGCCGCGCTTGTCCAAGCCCTCAAAATCATGGGCCATGACCCTGCTCTGGAATTCAACGAACAGCTGATTGCCCACATGTCCCGGAACAATGATCAGGAGTAA
- the ligA gene encoding NAD-dependent DNA ligase LigA, with translation MGPDEARTRIEELRREIAAHDRLYYQQAAPTIADQDYDRLKAELADLEGSYPEQAAGDSPTQRVGDDRLPGFEHYRHRVPMQSLDNTYSEEELRAFHERLVKVLGREDLRYLVEPKIDGVAVSLTYEDGILVRAVTRGNGVEGDDVTENIRLIRSLPGRLPGSGFPPIIEIRGEIFMTNEEFRRINQLREEDGLEVYANPRNLTSGTVKLLDRREVAARQLDIVLYGLGYHEGFRIETQGDFHRLLGEWGLPTVEMKWSADGMDAVWAAIQELDSRRADFAYATDGAVIKLDSVAAQQEVGSTSKAPRWAIAYKFAAERAETILRAISIQVGRTGVLTPVAELEPVQLAGTTVSRATLHNAEEIARKDVREGDTVSVEKAGEIIPAVIAVNLQKRPAGSVPYVFPKACPVCRTPTVRLEGEVAQRCPNPNCPAQVRRRLGHFASKGCLDIDGMGIAVVDQLVTRGLVTRLPDLYRLDRESLLGLEKFAAKSADNLLAAIEASKTAELWRVIHGLGIPHVGATTARDLARAFPSLETLAAAEENALVAVEGIGSVLAAAIRTYFEQEANRDLLRELKELGFEPTGPGEGVGAGGSLAGKTFVLTGTLPSMTRDEARALIEGAGGKVTSGVSRKTDYVVAGEEAGSKLAQAEKLGVSVIDEAGLRGLIERPA, from the coding sequence ATGGGTCCAGACGAAGCCAGGACACGGATCGAGGAACTCCGCAGGGAAATCGCCGCCCACGACAGGCTCTATTATCAGCAGGCCGCCCCGACCATTGCCGATCAGGACTACGATCGACTGAAGGCCGAGTTGGCGGACCTGGAAGGCTCGTATCCGGAGCAGGCTGCGGGTGACTCGCCGACGCAGAGGGTGGGCGACGACCGCCTGCCCGGCTTCGAGCACTACCGGCACCGGGTGCCCATGCAGAGCCTCGACAATACCTATTCCGAGGAAGAATTGCGGGCATTTCATGAGCGACTGGTCAAAGTCCTCGGACGGGAGGACCTGCGCTACCTGGTAGAGCCCAAGATCGACGGGGTCGCGGTCAGCCTGACCTATGAGGACGGCATCCTTGTCCGGGCGGTTACGAGGGGAAACGGGGTCGAAGGCGACGATGTCACCGAGAACATCCGCCTGATCCGTTCACTGCCGGGTCGGCTCCCGGGCAGTGGATTTCCGCCGATCATCGAGATCCGTGGCGAGATCTTCATGACCAATGAGGAGTTTCGCCGAATCAATCAGTTGAGAGAGGAGGATGGTCTCGAGGTCTATGCGAATCCGAGGAACCTGACCTCGGGAACGGTCAAGCTCCTCGATCGGCGGGAAGTCGCCGCCCGGCAGCTGGATATTGTTCTCTACGGACTCGGTTACCATGAAGGTTTCCGGATTGAGACCCAGGGTGATTTCCACCGCCTGCTCGGGGAGTGGGGTCTTCCCACCGTGGAAATGAAGTGGTCGGCGGACGGGATGGATGCGGTCTGGGCGGCGATTCAGGAGCTGGATTCGCGGCGGGCGGATTTTGCCTATGCCACCGATGGCGCCGTGATCAAGCTGGATTCGGTCGCGGCCCAGCAGGAGGTCGGATCGACCTCGAAGGCCCCCCGCTGGGCCATCGCCTACAAGTTTGCCGCCGAGCGGGCGGAAACCATCCTGCGGGCCATCAGTATCCAGGTGGGCAGGACAGGGGTGCTCACTCCGGTGGCGGAGTTGGAGCCGGTCCAGCTGGCGGGAACCACCGTATCCCGGGCCACGCTTCACAATGCGGAGGAAATCGCGCGCAAGGATGTCCGGGAAGGCGATACGGTCTCGGTCGAGAAGGCGGGCGAGATCATCCCGGCGGTCATCGCGGTCAATCTGCAGAAACGGCCGGCCGGCTCCGTGCCTTATGTTTTCCCGAAAGCCTGTCCGGTCTGCCGGACGCCGACTGTTCGATTGGAGGGGGAAGTGGCCCAGCGTTGTCCCAATCCCAATTGTCCGGCGCAGGTGCGCCGCCGGCTCGGCCATTTTGCTTCAAAAGGTTGCCTGGACATCGACGGAATGGGTATCGCCGTGGTCGACCAACTGGTCACGCGCGGGTTGGTTACCCGTCTGCCGGATCTCTATCGTCTGGACCGCGAATCACTGCTCGGACTGGAAAAATTCGCCGCGAAATCAGCGGACAATCTGCTGGCGGCCATCGAGGCGAGCAAGACGGCCGAGCTCTGGCGGGTTATTCACGGTCTGGGCATCCCGCATGTCGGTGCGACCACGGCCCGCGACCTGGCCCGCGCTTTTCCCTCCCTCGAAACCCTTGCGGCCGCTGAGGAGAACGCGCTGGTGGCGGTGGAAGGCATCGGGTCCGTCCTGGCGGCGGCCATCCGGACCTATTTTGAGCAGGAGGCGAACCGGGACCTGCTCCGGGAACTGAAGGAACTCGGATTCGAGCCGACGGGTCCGGGTGAAGGGGTGGGAGCGGGCGGGAGCCTCGCGGGAAAGACCTTCGTTCTTACGGGAACCCTTCCTTCGATGACCCGGGACGAGGCCCGCGCCCTGATCGAAGGGGCAGGCGGGAAAGTGACCTCGGGGGTGAGCCGGAAGACCGACTATGTGGTGGCGGGCGAAGAGGCCGGCTCCAAGCTGGCCCAGGCGGAGAAACTCGGCGTCTCCGTGATCGACGAGGCGGGTCTGCGGGGATTGATCGAGCGGCCGGCCTGA
- the dnaA gene encoding chromosomal replication initiator protein DnaA translates to MPPTTSLTSCWPTIRAELAKQLPKDIFEMWFKPIRCLQESDETLVLGAPNDFAAIWIHDNYLDLISQLARVASGHPMRIKVEMAREGGDPVVDADRAASRNKPTPATRPTARHTGEDRKTTGSLNPRNTFENFVVGSNNQLAHAASMAVAQAPAHAYNPLFIYAETGLGKTHLMHAVGHSILKNNPQSRIAYLSSEKFTNEFILAIQENTLTRFRKRYRNVDVILLDDVQFLSGKERIQEEFFHTFNDLFESQKQIFLSSDRPANEIAKLESRLVSRFQWGLMADIQSPDFETRVAILRAKANAHHFKIDSGIIDFIAEHIVRNIRRLEGALIKVASYSALTGRKLDLTIVEDLLRDVLMEEAQRQITIDGIQKRVAEYYQLRPSDMVSKRRPANIAIPRQIAMYLARNLTKHSLQEIGENFGGRDHGTVIHACKSVDNMMEQDQSVRNSVEFLKSQMAK, encoded by the coding sequence ATGCCGCCCACCACCTCTCTGACCTCCTGCTGGCCGACGATTCGAGCCGAGTTGGCCAAACAGCTGCCCAAGGATATTTTCGAGATGTGGTTCAAGCCCATCCGATGCCTTCAGGAGTCCGATGAGACCCTCGTTCTGGGCGCCCCCAATGATTTTGCGGCCATCTGGATCCACGACAATTACCTCGATCTGATTTCGCAGCTGGCCCGGGTTGCCTCGGGCCACCCGATGCGGATCAAGGTCGAGATGGCCCGCGAAGGCGGGGATCCGGTGGTTGATGCCGATCGGGCCGCCTCCCGGAACAAGCCCACCCCGGCGACGCGCCCGACGGCCCGCCATACGGGCGAGGATCGCAAGACCACCGGTAGCCTCAACCCCCGGAACACCTTTGAGAATTTCGTGGTCGGCTCAAACAACCAGCTCGCCCATGCCGCGTCCATGGCGGTCGCCCAGGCGCCCGCCCACGCCTACAACCCGCTCTTCATCTATGCCGAGACCGGACTGGGCAAGACCCACCTGATGCACGCTGTCGGGCACAGCATCCTGAAGAACAACCCGCAATCCCGCATCGCTTACCTCTCGTCGGAGAAGTTCACCAACGAGTTCATTCTCGCGATCCAGGAAAACACCCTGACCCGCTTCCGCAAGCGGTACCGCAATGTCGATGTCATCCTGCTCGACGACGTCCAGTTCCTCAGCGGCAAGGAGCGGATTCAGGAGGAGTTCTTCCATACCTTCAACGATCTCTTCGAATCCCAGAAGCAGATCTTCCTTTCGAGCGATCGACCGGCCAACGAAATCGCCAAGCTGGAAAGCCGTCTGGTATCCCGCTTCCAATGGGGCCTGATGGCCGACATCCAGTCGCCGGACTTTGAAACCCGGGTCGCCATCCTGCGCGCCAAAGCCAACGCCCACCATTTCAAGATCGACAGCGGGATCATCGATTTCATCGCCGAACACATCGTCCGCAATATCCGGCGTCTCGAGGGGGCGCTGATCAAGGTGGCCAGTTACTCGGCGCTGACCGGCAGGAAGCTTGACCTCACGATCGTTGAGGACCTGCTCCGGGATGTCCTGATGGAGGAGGCCCAGCGGCAGATCACCATCGATGGCATCCAGAAGCGGGTGGCCGAATACTACCAGTTGCGTCCTTCGGACATGGTCAGCAAGCGCCGCCCGGCCAATATCGCGATCCCCCGCCAGATCGCCATGTATCTGGCCCGGAATCTGACCAAGCATTCCCTCCAGGAGATTGGCGAGAACTTCGGCGGCCGGGACCACGGTACGGTCATCCACGCCTGCAAGTCAGTCGATAACATGATGGAGCAGGATCAGTCGGTCCGCAACAGCGTGGAATTCCTCAAGAGCCAAATGGCCAAGTAA